The following nucleotide sequence is from Cicer arietinum cultivar CDC Frontier isolate Library 1 chromosome 2, Cicar.CDCFrontier_v2.0, whole genome shotgun sequence.
ATTATTTCCTGAAAAATCAGTTAGAAACTTAGAATAGCTGCTGCTTGCTTAAAGTTCAGCTGCAAATCCAGTGTTCAAGTTATAGGAGCATAAGCTATTCTGTGCATATCCACTATCCATCAATTGAAACAATACCAGATTTCTGGCCAGCTGCTTCTTCATCTTTTGAACAAAGGCGCTCTGAGCGAAGAAACaatgaaaatttagattaaatatttatttcactATTTGAATACACTTAACATGAATATGCAAACAATATTATTCAGAGAACAAGAGTTCTTACTCAGATATTCATAAGTCAATATCATTGAAGTACCCCATGCTGACATGCTGAAAAATCTTGGACCTAATCCTCTGTATACACCTTTCCAACCATCCTCACTGATCAAGTCTTTAACAACTTGTTTAACAGAGCTTTTCTTTCCATGTCCCAACACCTGTGGTGCAAACCATTGAGTCAGAAAAAAACGAGGAGTCGGTTGAAAACAGTGATGCACGACACAGTGAACTTAAGTATGAGAAAGAAACATTGTAAATAAGGCTATGATGAATACCTGTAACCGTGTCTTGATTGTATCCAATGGCGTTGTGATGCACGACGCAGTAGCACCAGCAATTATTCCCCCAGTTGCCTGAACTAAAACAATCTTTGGCAGACTAGGAGTACTTTTCTCAGATTTGACATCATTTTCTATGAATCTGCCAAAGCAACTATTAGTATGCATGTGATGTACTGAAATTTATTGCTCTGTCAATGTTCAAACTTTTGATAGGTTTTTCTCAgtcaaaattgttttatttttcaactttcCTCAGTTCACCACAGATGCAAATTCATATATTTCAAGCAGTGTAATTCATCACATGATTTGGCCAGGctaataatcaaaatcagaTGCATGAACAACTTTGGAAATCTATGCTACAATGAGACAGATATAATTGATCAACCTAACTGGTTAATGAAGTACAAAGTAATATAGGCTCTGTCAACACACACATGCTACTAAGTACTAACgacattaaaagaaaaatataccaGGTTCAATAGATGGAATCTCTACAGATATTGCTTTTCTAATCATTTGATAATTAAtacaaatacaataaataaactaaagaaAAAGGTTATacaaaagtgacctaaatttAATGCTAAAGAATATTCATTACGATGTCTCACCTCCATAAGAAACGTTGACTTGAGCCATAGCTAGCCCACCATACAGCGCTCGATGGCGAATAAGTCATAACAGATAGACCAAACCCTCTATATAATCCCCTGATTCCGTCAGACCTTATCAACTTATGAGCAACATCCAAACCCCCACTATACTCGGCGTGGCCTGAGAACCCTTGCACCATCAACTTTTGGCTAACCTGAATATCATTCAACAAAATGCATCATTAAATATAATGAAGCACAAACCAATTCTAGAAATCATCTAAAATACAATAATGgtattaaacaatattttttagctATTATAAGATGAATTTCTGAATTATCTATATTTAACGGTACCACAATATCCATATTATAAGTATCATACACAACCATCAGTGAGTccacaaaaaaagaaaaacaaaatcaactttcagaaaaaaataaaggCAGTAATACTCAGCAGCACAGGTTACACGATTAAATTATCGTACCACGTCAATCGGAACAAACACTGCTTGTGACAAAATCGATGACGACATGCCTGCAATGCCATTTGCTATAGCAGCCTTGGTAGTTTCAGATAGTTTAAACGGTTCAAGCATCTTGAAGGAAGCCACCTTTGTGGTCTCTAAGGCAGTGAGAAATATGATTCTGGCAGGAATCGCTCCGGTGACGACCGTGCCAAATCCTTTATACAAACCGGGGATTCCATCTGTCTTAAGTAATCCTTTCACAACAGAAAATGCACTTCTCTCCACAGTATCCTTTGAAGCAACCTGCATCCTAGTCTTCACAACAGAGACAGGATAGAGTACCACAGTAATACCTGAAAAAAGTGCAGCTCCCACtacataaaattttgttttgtctaacctataaaaataaacaagtGAACTTAATAAGGATAACTGAATAAGGAGCTTCACAATGCTAAGTTCATTATGGGCGctacaaaaattattcataACAACCCAATGCAATTTATCTTAAAATCCTACCAAGATCTAGCTTTCAAAGATGATTTGAACATATAAGAAtacatacataaaaaattaaaataaaaaataaaaaaataaaaaaagagaaggGAAGCATCTAAAATTACACCCAAAAAAACTTGACTATTTCAATTAATCTTTGAAATTGTAATTGTGATCGCGACTACAATTGTGccattatctttgttattataGTGAAATGAATGCAACAATTATACAAACAACACCATTCATGATTCAACCTTGAATATTGAATAAATcttgaacaaaaacaaaaaaagaattcTTATTTACCAAAAAAATCAATACTTGTGAGTTGTGACTACATTTTCAGCTTAGaacttctttatttcattttttttttggtaatttttATTCCATTTCATGAATTCATACAAGAAACAAATATGACAGTAAAAACTAGAGAAAAGAAAGTTGaatgaataaaagaaaagatttttaaaaagaaaagtaaataaTACCTGTCCCAGTTAATTTCTGGAGCAGCCATTGAAGaagaattgaaagaaagaaGAATTGAAAGTATTGATTTGATTACTCTTCCTAATTTTTTTGGAGCCAAAATAAGCTCTTTTCTCTGCTCTCAAAATAGGAGGAGGAGTATATATACTCAcgctttttttcttctttatattattattaataatacaaTCATTGTACTAAATTAATGCATATAAAATTACAATGTAT
It contains:
- the LOC101512244 gene encoding uncharacterized protein isoform X2 translates to MQVASKDTVERSAFSVVKGLLKTDGIPGLYKGFGTVVTGAIPARIIFLTALETTKVASFKMLEPFKLSETTKAAIANGIAGMSSSILSQAVFVPIDVVSQKLMVQGFSGHAEYSGGLDVAHKLIRSDGIRGLYRGFGLSVMTYSPSSAVWWASYGSSQRFLWRFIENDVKSEKSTPSLPKIVLVQATGGIIAGATASCITTPLDTIKTRLQVLGHGKKSSVKQVVKDLISEDGWKGVYRGLGPRFFSMSAWGTSMILTYEYLKRLCSKDEEAAGQKSGIVSIDG
- the LOC101512244 gene encoding uncharacterized protein isoform X1 codes for the protein MAAPEINWDRLDKTKFYVVGAALFSGITVVLYPVSVVKTRMQVASKDTVERSAFSVVKGLLKTDGIPGLYKGFGTVVTGAIPARIIFLTALETTKVASFKMLEPFKLSETTKAAIANGIAGMSSSILSQAVFVPIDVVSQKLMVQGFSGHAEYSGGLDVAHKLIRSDGIRGLYRGFGLSVMTYSPSSAVWWASYGSSQRFLWRFIENDVKSEKSTPSLPKIVLVQATGGIIAGATASCITTPLDTIKTRLQVLGHGKKSSVKQVVKDLISEDGWKGVYRGLGPRFFSMSAWGTSMILTYEYLKRLCSKDEEAAGQKSGIVSIDG